TATCTAAAAATGCATCTAAATTTCCATCTGATATAGATGTAAATATCATACCTGGTTCTCCCATAGTTAAATCTACATCATATCCCATTTTTTCTTCTAATGCAACTTTAGCAAGATTAGTCATAGCAACTCCTTCTGCCCAGTTTACATATCCTAGCTTTATGCTTCCTTTTCCTTTATTAGCTGAATCTTTTCCACATCCTGTTAGCACTAAAGTAGTTAACAATACTGAACAAAGTATTACAGCTAATTTTTTAAATTTGAACTTCATTAAAATCCTCCTTATTATCTATTGCTTGAAAGTGCTTGAGTCATCCTATCTAATATCATAGCCAATATAACTACTGCAAGACCACTTTCAAAACCTTGACCTATTTTTAATTGGGTTATACCTTGGTAAACCTCTCTACCTAATCCTCCTGCTCCTATCATTGCTGAAACAACAACCATTGATAATGCAAGCATTATAGTTTGATTAACACCTGCTAATATAGTAGGTAAAGCTATAGGTAGTTGTACTTTATATAGCATTTGTTTAGGTGTAGAACCAAAGGATTTTGCAGCTTCTACCACTTCCTCCGGAACTTGTCTTATTCCTAAATTAGTTAATCTCACAGCAGGAGGCATTGAGAATATAACAGTAGCTATTGCTCCTGGTACTTTTCCCATACCAAAAAACAATACTGCTGGTATTAAGTATACAAAAGCTGGCATTGTCTGCATAAAATCTAAAATGGGTCTTAATATTTTATTAGCTTTTTCACTTCTTGCAGACATAATACCAAATGGCACCCCTATCAATAATGCTATTAAGGCTGAAACTAAAACCAATGATAGTGTTTGCATAGTCTGACTCCATAATTGCATAGAATCTATAAAAAATAATCCTACAAAGGTGAAAACAGCTACCTTTTTATCTGCTAATTTGTATGCTAATAAAGCAAATAATATAATAACCACTATGCTAGGTGGAAACATAAGTATATTTTCCAATCCTTTTATAAGTGTTTCATGAATAATTTTTATTAAATTAAAGAACGGTTCTATATTAGCTTTTAGCCATTCAACGATAAATTCAAAAAAAGGTCCTACATGAAATTTAAAAAACATATAATTAATTCTCCTTTCCTAATATTCCTCCGATTATAGTAGATCTTTTTATTATTCCTAAAAGTTTATCATCTTGACCTACCACAGCTAAAGGATACCTAGAATCTTTAGCCATAGATAATAAATCTGATATAGGAGTTTCTGGAGAAACAATGGGTATATCTCTATCTATTATTTCATCTACTTGTCGTATATTCTTTTGTGCTAAATCCAAGGCATCTTCTATTTTTATTATTCCCCTAAGTTTTCTATTTTTATCAACTACATATAAGCTAGATATTTCTTCTTCTTGCATAAATCTAACTGCAACTTTAGGTCCATCCTTATGTGTTAATATTGGATTTGGATTTTTCATTATTGAAGATGCTGTAAGAACTTTAGTTCTATCCACACCTTCTACGAAATTTCTAACATAATCACTAGCTGGGTTAGTTAAAATATCCTCAGATGTTCCAATTTGTTCAATTACTCCATCTTTCATAATAGCTATCCTATCTCCTAATTTTAAAGCTTCATCTAAATCATGAGTTATAAAAATTATAGTTTTTTGCATTTTTGACTGAAGTTGAAGTAACTCATCTTGCATCTCTTTACGTATTAGTGGATCTAATGCACTAAATGCCTCATCCATTAATAATATATCTGGATCTGTTGCCAATGCTCTTGCAAGGCCTACTCTTTGCTGCATTCCTCCACTTAATTCATCTGGTTTACTATTCGCATAATTTTCCAATCCCACTAATTTTAAAGATTCAATTGCTTTTTCTTTTCTGATTTTTTCATCTATCCCCTGTACTTCTAACCCATATTCCACATTATCTAATATGGTCCTATGTGGAAATAAAGCAAAATTTTGAAATACCATAGCTATTTTTTTTCTTCTTATCTCCATAAGATCTTTATCATTACATTTGGCAATATCCTTTCCATCAATATAAATTGCACCTGATGTAGGTTCTATCAATCTATTTAAACATCTTATTAATGTAGACTTTCCACTTCCAGAAAGCCCCATAATAACAAAAAACTCTCCATCTTCCACTTCGAAATTTACATTATTTACCCCTACACTACAACCTGTGTTTTTAAGTATTTCTTCTTTACTTTGTCCTTTTTCTATTAATTCAAATGCTTTTTGAGTATTATTTCCAAATACCTTATATACATTTTCAACTTTAATTTTTGTCATATTGACCTCCTAAATTTGGATATTAAATCTATTGATATAAAAAAACAAACAACTTTAATTTTTACTATGAGTTGTTTGTTTCGCAACAATCTCATTGTAACATAGAAGTTGTTACTATGTCAAATTACTCATAACGCCTATGTTTTAGTAGTTTAATTAACTTATTCATAATTTATTAAACCTTTATTAATAGAAACTTAATAAATATTCCTCGTAAAAATTAAAATAACTACAAGGGAAATTCCCTTGTAGTTATTTTACACATCTTTGGGGTAAATTATATATAATTTTCTATAATCTTTTGTATTATTGCTTGGTGGAACAAATATTCCTTTTTTATCATTTAAAACTTCTTTATTAAATTTTTCATAGCTTCTTGCCATTCTCAATTCTGCTATACCTGTAACTCCTACATATACATCGGAAATTTTATACCATGTTGCATAATCTACATTCCCTGTTTGTGGTAGTGAAAATACACTTTGAAAAACTTTCACTGAATTTTGTGTATTAGTACCATATATGCTATCCACAGCCATCTTTGGAATGGCTGGATAGTTATCAGCTATTCTATTCAAATAGATTTGTATAGTTCTAACGTCTCTGCCTCTATTTCCTACAGTTAATGTATATCCAGGCCAAGATTTTGGTATTCCATTAACTTCTTTAGCTGTAACCAAATCTAAATTACTGCCATAAAAAGATGTTAATATTTCATAAGGAGTTTTTCCCTCATCTCCTAAATACTTACTACCCCATTGAGTCATCCATCCAGGACATTTAACTTTTACTCCATCACAATATTGAGAAAGCAATGGTTGTTTGGCTCCTGGTCTTTTCATATATGTTGAAAAGATATCATCTACTACCCTACTTATATTATCATATATATTTCTACCATAATTAAAAGCATGATCATATGCAGTAGAACTAGTTATATCAAAAGGTTTTCCCTTTGCTCTATACCATTCTGTATATATTCTATTTAAAGTAAAAGAAATTATTGCATATACATTTGATCTAATTGTATTTTCAGACCAAGTAGAAAATATTTCACAACAAGCTACATTTTTAACATAATCTTTGTATCTAACAGTATAATTAGGTGCAGCATTGTCCTCTGGTACTCCTTGATGTACTACTATATATTCTGGAATTACTGGTTCTTGTAATACCACGAATCCACTGCTTGGAGATGGTAACACCTTCTCTGGGCTCTCTGGAATTTTAGGTGGATAGTTTCCCACTATAGTATTTGGTTCTACATTTATTATTTCTTCGGCTTGTCTTGTGGGTGTACTAGTTTCCATTCTACACTCTTGATAGGCTACTCTATCTGGATATATTTGACATCCTTTTATTATCATTGGTGTAAATCCACTTGCTTCAACTTTTAAATCCACTAAGCTATAAGGTAAATTGGGATTTGGAGATTGTGAATATTCCATAGGTGGTGCATTTAATTCTAATTCCTTAGTTAATCCTGATGAATCTGTTAATTCACTTCTTTCTATTTTGTTTTGATCCATATCTCCTGACTGTACTATAGTTACTTTCGTGTTTTCTATAGGAATATAACTATCTTCCTTCCAAACCTGTACTTTTAAAGCTCCTTTTGCCATTTAATTTTAACTCCTAAACATTATTATCATTTTATAATATGAATTATATGCAAGTTTCGTAACTATTATTTCATAATAAATTTAGGTATTCTAACAAACACATTTCTTTTATTATTAAATTTACTTCTTACATTTTCAAATACTCCTCTTAAATTTAATATTCCATATCCCCACTCTGGATTAGGATATATATCACTCTTTCTTCTAGTAGCTCCTCTTATAAAGTATGTTTTTAATTTTACAGCATATAAAGTAGGATCATTTCCATCTACTATTCCCCATTGAAACATCAATGCGCAGGCTCCTGCATATATTGCAGAAGCAGCACTACTTCCGCTTACAGTTACAACATTTCCACTAGTATCTATAGTCTTTATATTTAATCCACCCGTTGTTACATCTGGTACAACTCTTCCATCTCTAGTATATCCTCTAGAGGATTCTCCTAATATTGAATTATTATTTTGATCATAAAATGAAGTAGATAAAATATTTCTACTTGGTGATGGCATTTGTATTGTAGTATAAGGAGTTGAATTTAAAAATTTTGTTTCTTTGTCTATTATAGGTTCTTGTGGCAACCAAGCATCATATCTTCCATTTACAATTAAATCCCCTATAAGATTAAATCTCCATATACCTTCTCTTATATTTTCTATTTTTACAAGTATTAATTCATCTCCTGTTAATTCTTCTGGAAGATAATATTCTACAAATACCTTACTACCTTCAAAAACTAAATCTATTTCTTCTTTTTCTTTTATTTTAGCAGGTATTTTTTCTATAATTTCTCCTGCAGGAGATGTTATTCCAATAGATACCTTATCAGGTTTCTTACACCAAATTTCAAAGGTGAGATCCTTTTCAAAAGGTCCTACTTTTAACTCTATGGTCTTTATATCACCACTTTTTTCTAAGGTTCCTGAAGTATGAGTAGAGCTTTCTCCTTGATTGCCAGTTCCTGTTACTACTGCAAGACCTCTTATGTTAGAAATGCTATCTATATATCTTTCCAATATTGTATTTCCGTCATGCGGTCCTCCATTACTTCCCAAAGGAACATATATAACCATTGGCTTATTAAGCTCTTTTCCAACATTGTATAGATATTTTATTGCTGTTGTAATAGATACCGTATCATATAGTGGGTCTTTTATAAAATTATGACCTATTTGTTCAATCTTCTCCTCTTCATTCATAGGTCTTAACTTTACCACTACAAATTCACAATCTGGTGCTGCCCCTTTAACTTCTGGTTTTTTACCTTTTGCACCTATTACTCCAGCCATTTTAGTACCATGACCAATAGTATCTTTTAATGGTACTATGTCATAGGGATTTTTATTCTCTAACTTTGATTTTATTGCATTATTTATATCTGCTTTATAATATTCTGTACCATAAGGAATGCCTTTAGGATTAGGTCCCTTATTATCTGTTTGATCCCACATTCTTTCAATTCTTGTGGTGTTGTCTTCATTTATAAATTCAGTATTTAAATAGTCTATTCCAGTATCCAATATTCCTACCAATACTCCCCTGCCGGTTAAATTTAAATACGGATATTCATGGAATTCATTTATATGTGAAGTCTCTTTTGGATCTATATCTGTTAAACTAAATATATAGTTCATCTCTATATAAACTATTTCTTTTAAAGTTTTTTCTATTTGTTCCTCTTTACCATCTTGTACTATTAGCACGGCATAATCTTCATCTAATATAAATACATCTGCATAATCTATGTCCTTCATTTTATTTACAATATCACCATCATATTCAATTAAATATCTATTGTATTTAATGTTTTCATTTTGTCTTATTTTTCTCATAACACTCCCGCTTTCTCTCCCTATTCTTAATATATTAAAAGCATCTTGGGCACAAATTTCCCCATATCCCCAAGTTTCGTTGGGATAGTTTAAAGCTGGTCTATTTCTTCTTGCCCCTTTAAGAAGATAATATTTTAATCTATCACCATATAAAAAAGGATCCTTTCCTTGTACAATTCCCCATTGCACAAAAAGAGCACATATACCTGCAACTTCAGGTGCTGCCATAGATGTACCAGATTTTGTATCAAATCCTCCTCTAGGAACTGAGGATAATATTTCTTCTCCTGGCGCTACTATATCTGGTTTTATATACTCTTTTTCATATAAACTGCCTCTTCCAGAAAAACTTGATATAGTATTAGTTAAGTAATTATAACTACCTACAGATATTACATTTTCAACAGTGGCTGGAATGCCTAAAGTATTGTATATATTGGGTTCTAAAAATTTAGTATTTGGATTTAAAGATTCACTTATTGGCATCCATATATCATAATTACCCTTATATTTATCTTTACAACTTATATTTAGCTTCCATATTCCTGATAAAATAAAATCTTCCTCTGAAAGTATTGTTATTATTATTTCTCCATTCATGTTATATGGTTTAGGCCCTGTATTATAAATATAAAATTTATCACCACCAATACTACCTTCCTTATATCCTTCATTTAAAATTATCCTACCTGATGTATTTGACGCAGGATTTATTACTTCTATAATAAAATTATTTATTATTTCTTTATAAATTTGTAGTATTATTCCTCTTTCTCCTTGAGAAATATTGATAGGAATACTTTGTTCTTCTTTTACAATTCCCCCTACATGATGTGCCCTATCTCCTTCATTACCAGCAGCCACTACAAAAGATATAGGCTCAAGTCTGCATACAGTATTTATATATTGTTCAAATAGGCTGCTGCCCTTATGTGAACCATCATTTGTACTAAAGCTTAAATTTATAACTAAAGGTTTTTTCAATTCTTTACTTTTTTCTATTAAAAATTTTATACCTCTCATTATTAACGTATCTTTTGAATAATTTATATTTCCTCTAGCGGTTATCTTTACCATAGCTATACTGCTTTTATATGCAGGTCCATATAGATTTTTATTTATGTTTCCTCCAGCACAAGCTATACCTGCTACATGGGTTCCATGTCCTACTGTATCTACTTCATTTACAATACTTAAAGGGTTATTAGATTTTAAAGCCCTATTAATGTCCTCTTTGCTCCAAACCCTTCCCCCTTCAGAATAATCCTTTATATATTCTATTCTAGTATTACCTTCTTCATCTATAAAAGCTGGATGAGTGTAATCAATACCTGAATCTATAAATCCTATTAAAACCCCTTCTCCATTTAATCCGTATATTTCATTTAATGGAATTACACAGGATGCTCTATTACTTCCTAAGTCACTTGTGTAAACAGCTTTAGGTAACTCAACATATTGTATTCCAGGTATTATTGATATCTTTTCTATATCCTCTATATTTAGAGTTACTATTCCAAAATTATATCCTAAATCTTCAAAAATTCCTCCTAAATTTTCTATAGAAACTCTTATATTTTCAGGTGGTAAATTATATATAACTGTTAATTCAACCTTTCCCCTTAAAATTTCTTCATTCTGAGATAGTTGGGCTAATTTATTTAAAATTGTAGAAGGAACATTACTTAACAGGTTTAACAATCCATTTGACTCTATTTCAATCGCTCCTTAATACATACTTTCATAATTATAATATGTTTAAATATAAATACATTGACTAAAAATAAAAAACCTTCATATAAAACATGAAGGTTTTTAGCTATACAGTTTTTCTAACTATAAGTTCTGTATCAAAGAATATTTGTCTTTTTATTTTTTCATCTCCGTTTATTACAGCTATGAGCATTTTACATGCCTCTTTCCCCATAGAATATATAGGTTGTGCTATAGTAGTAAGTTCTGGTTCTATGTACTTAGAGATATTTATATTATCAAATCCCATAATGGCTATATCTTTTGGTATTTTATATCCATTTTTTAAAAGTACTTTAATACCTCCAAAAGCCATCATATCATTGCTATAAAATATAGCTTCAATATTTGGATTTTCTTTAATTATTTCTTCTGTAACTTCTATACCGCTTTCTATGGTAAAGTCTCCTTCATAAACATAAGATTCCTTATATAAATTATGTAATTCCATTACCTCTTTATATCCATTAAATCTCTCTTTTGTATTTTCTAATCTTTTAGGACCTTTTACAAAGGCAATTTTCTTTATATTTTTGTTTAATAAATAATTCATGCCATTAATTACACCTTTTTTATTTAGTGAATATATTCCATAACTATTTTTGTCTGTTTTTATAGGCCTATCTACCATTACAAATTTCACATTATTTTTCTTTAACATCTCTATGCTCTTAGTACTTTCTCCACCAGAAATAAATATAATTCCATCTACTGCTTTACTTAACAAAAGCCTTGTGTATTTCTCTTCCTTTATTTCTTCATTATCTGTATTGCAAAATATAACATTATGTCCTAAAGAATTTGCTACGTCTTCTATTGCTCGTGCCATTTCTGAAAAATATGGATTTGTGATATCTGGAAGAATTATTCCTATAGTTCCTGATTTTTTAGTACTTAAACTTCTAGCTAAAGAATTAGGTATGTAATTTAATTCTTCTGCTATATCTAATATTTTTTTTCTTGTTTCTTTACTTATTCCACTATCTCTGTTATTTATAACCATTGAAACAGTAGTTTTTGAAACATTAGCTATTTTTGCTATATCCATCATTGTAACTTTTCTCATTGTTATCCCTCTAACAAATATAATTTTATAAAATCCAGGATCAAGTAACCCTGGATTTTATTATATCATTAAATTTATTTTTTTATAAGTTTCAATTCTACAGGTATTTCTTTCTCTACTGATTCACCTTTGGCGATTTTAACTGCATTTTCTATTGCAATGCTACCCATTAAATCTGGTTGTTGTGCAACTGTAGCAGTTAATTCTCCACTTTCAACAGCTTTTACTGCCTCATCATTTCCATCAAATCCAACAATAGTAACTTTTTTCCCAGCTAATGCCTTAGCTGCCCCTAAAGCCATTTCATCATTATGACAGAATACAGCATCAAAATCTGGAGTAGCTTGCATTATATTTTCCATTACACTTAGACCTTTTTGTCTATCAAAATCTGCTGGTTGACTAGCAACTACCTTTATACCATCTTTTCCTGATATTCCATGGTGGAAGCCCTTTCCTCTATCTCTTGCTGCAGATGTACCTGGTTGTCCTTGTATTTCAACTATATTTCCTTTTTCACCTAACTTTTCTAATATGAATTCTGCTGCCATCTTACCTCCAGCTACATTGTCTGAAGCAATATGAGAAACTACTTCTCCTTTATTTGAATTTCTATCCACTGTAACTACAGGAATTTTACTATCATTAGCTACTTGTATAGCATTACCAACTGCATCACTATCAGTAGGATTTATAATTATAACTTCTGCACCCTTTTGTACTAAATCTTCTACATTTGATCTTTCAGTAGCTCCATCATCTCTAGAATCTAATACTAAAAGTTCATATCCTAATTCTTTTGCTTTCTTTTCTGCTCCTTCTTTCATAGATACAAAGAATGGATTATTTAATGTAGATATTACCATCCCTATTTTTTTACTTTCTCCAGTTTTAGCATTATCTTTTTCATCACTATTTCCACATCCTGCAAAACCAGCTGCCATCATAACCCCTGTTAAAACTAATGACAATAATTTTAATTTTCTTTTTTTCATTTTTTATTTTCCTCCTCTTTTATTAAAAATATATTCGGAAACCCTTAGGCCTCCATTTATCTTAATCCCGAAGGGTGTCAATTTTAACTTCCCCCCAGAATTTTAAACAAAATATCAAAAAAACTTATATTTTTTCCAAAATCACTTGACAAAGTTTGTAAAATTTGTAGCCTCGCACTATAGAAACTATTTACAAAATATTGCGAGGTGATTTTTTATGTTAGGTTATTGGCGTAGCCATTGTGATTACCAAAGTCTTCTTTTGTCAAGCATTAGTGAACTTTATAAAACTGATCCCACTATCGTGGAATACTACTCATCAAGTATTGAAAAACTATATAATTTAAATCTTGATGATATAAAACCATTAATTAGAGAAACATATTCTCTAACTGGTAAACCTTCAAACCAGCAACCGGAACTCTTCAGATCATTTATATTAATGTCTGACTTAGGTTTTCATAGTCTACAAAAATGGATTAAGCACTTACGTGCACATGATATACTTTGCACCATCATTGGTGTTGAAAAATCTAATGTACCAGGATTAGGTACTCATTATGATTTCATATCGAGATTTTGGGGTATGAGCCCTAAGGCTGAAAAATCAGCCAAGGACTCACTTCATTCTTTTACTTCCAAGCCCCACAAAAAACTTGGCAAGAATGAAAAACTACCACCAAAACATCCTGGTGTTATTAAAAATTTAGTTGAACAGGCTCTTAAAGGACGAACTGTCGAAACTCGCCCTGAAAAGCTATTTCAACAAATTTTTGCTAAGTTAGCTATTGAGCCTTCCGCTAAACTCGGTCTCCTTGGTAATACTCAAAAACTTGATATATCAGGAGATGGTACCTGTCTTGAAACTGGCGGTAGCTCATTAGGCATTAAGACCTGTGATTGCATTAAAAAAGGTATTTTTAACTGCAAATGTAATAGAAGATTCTCTGACCCTGACGCTAGACGCGGTTGGGACAGTTACCACGAAAAATGGTATTATGGTCATTGCCTATATTTTCTTAGTGTCTATAATCCTAAACTTAAAAAGGATCTTCCTATATATTTTAGGATGGTACAAGCGCAGCGTTATGATGGTGTTACTGCAATTTTTGCACTTTCAGAAGTTAGAAAGATGTATCCTCAATTTAACTTTGATAAGTTCATCGCAGATGCTGCTCATGATAACTATCCTACGTATAAGCTTCTTAATGAATGGAATATAAAAGCTGTTATATCCCTTAATCCAAAGGGTGAAGGTAAAAATAAATATGAACCACCAATTGGATATACTAAGGACGGTATTCCCATCTGCAAATGCAACCAACCAATGGTATATGATTGGTACGATAAAGGCAGAAGTAGAATTAAATATAGATGTCCTTTAGTAAAAGGTAAAATTAAAGAATGTCCTCATAAGGAAGAATGTTCTCCTAGTGCCTACGGCCGTGTAATATACGTAAAGCCAAGTGATGACTTACGTTTATTTACTGCTATACCTAGAAACTCTGACCTTTGGAAACAAATAATGAAAAAGAGAACTTCTTCAGAGCGAGTAAATAAAAGAATACTTGAAGACTACAACATGGAACAAACCCACTGCCGTGGTAAAAAACGTTGGTCTTGGTGGACATTAATCCATAGCATCAATATTCATTTGGATGCTCAACTATCTGTTTCTAAAACTAACCTATTAGACATTATAAAATTAACTGCAAACAAAGCATGCTAGTCTAGATAATTGTTAAATTTTAAGAAAATTCACCTATCGGTGAGTTAGCTTTGCTATACTCTTTTTTAAAATAAAGTTAAATAAAAACAGTAATATAACAAATGCTCCGCACTAAAATAATATTAAAGCCATTTTGGAGCCAATTGGAAATTAGTTTCCGAATTCACTCATTAAATATTTATATTTAAATTTATTTCTTGCTTTTTTTATCTATTAAAACAGCTAAAAGTATTACTAAACCCTTTACAATGGATTGATAATAAGCAGATACACCTGCTAAGTTTAATCCATTATTTAAAACTCCTATTATCATAGCACCTATTATAGTTCCAACAACTGTTCCTTCTCCACCGGCTAAACTAGTTCCTCCAAGTACTACCGCTGCTATGGCATCTAATTCAAAACCAAGACCCGCATTAGGAGAAGCTGATCCTACCCTACTAGTTGTAATTACGCCACTTAAAGCAGCTGTTATGCCACATATTACATACACAAGCGTTTTAATTTTATCTGTATTTATTCCTGATAATCTAGCTGAATCTTCATTTCCTCCAAGAGCATAAACATATCTTCCATATCTAGTTTGACTTAAAATATACCATGCTATAATAAGTACTACTATAGTTATTATAGCAGGAACTGGTATATACCCCAGTATTTTTTTATTTCCTATTAACATAAACTTATCAGATAATCCTGATATTGGCGTACCATTTGTGTATACCATGGTAACTCCTCTAAATATAGTCATAGTTGCTAAAGTTACTATAAAAGCTTGTATCTTTCCTTTAGCTACTACAACTCCGTTCATTAGACCAATTATAGCTCCAATTATTAAAGCTACAATTATAGATAAAAATATACTATTAGTTGCTCTAATTATGCTAGCAGAAATAGCACCAGATATAGCTAATGTTGATCCTACAGATAAATCAATACCTCCAGTTAGAATTACAAAAGACATTCCTATAGCTAATATGGCATTAACAGATACTTGAGTAAATACATTCATTATATTAGATACATTTAAAAATCTCGGAGTTAATATAGAAATTATTACGCATAATAGTATCAAGCCAAATAAAGATTTAAACTTTAAAAGAAATTCTTTCATATCGTTATTCATTTTGTTTTTCTTCATCCCCTTACATTTCTAATTTAAAGAAGCTACTGCATATTTCATAATCTTTTCTTGAGTTGCTTCTTCTCTTGATAATTCTCCTGCCAGATTTCCTTCACTCATAACTAATATTCTATCACTTATGCCTAATACCTCTGGCATGTCAGAAGATATCATAATTACAGCTTTACCTAAACTTTTAATTTCATTTAAAACCTCATATATTTCTTTTTTAGCACCTACATCTATTCCTCTTGTAGGTTCATCTATTATTAAAATACTTGGGGAAATCATAATCCATTTTGCTATAATAGCTTTTTGTTGATTACCTCCACTTAGGT
This window of the Clostridium cochlearium genome carries:
- a CDS encoding ABC transporter permease, with the translated sequence MFFKFHVGPFFEFIVEWLKANIEPFFNLIKIIHETLIKGLENILMFPPSIVVIILFALLAYKLADKKVAVFTFVGLFFIDSMQLWSQTMQTLSLVLVSALIALLIGVPFGIMSARSEKANKILRPILDFMQTMPAFVYLIPAVLFFGMGKVPGAIATVIFSMPPAVRLTNLGIRQVPEEVVEAAKSFGSTPKQMLYKVQLPIALPTILAGVNQTIMLALSMVVVSAMIGAGGLGREVYQGITQLKIGQGFESGLAVVILAMILDRMTQALSSNR
- a CDS encoding LacI family DNA-binding transcriptional regulator, producing the protein MRKVTMMDIAKIANVSKTTVSMVINNRDSGISKETRKKILDIAEELNYIPNSLARSLSTKKSGTIGIILPDITNPYFSEMARAIEDVANSLGHNVIFCNTDNEEIKEEKYTRLLLSKAVDGIIFISGGESTKSIEMLKKNNVKFVMVDRPIKTDKNSYGIYSLNKKGVINGMNYLLNKNIKKIAFVKGPKRLENTKERFNGYKEVMELHNLYKESYVYEGDFTIESGIEVTEEIIKENPNIEAIFYSNDMMAFGGIKVLLKNGYKIPKDIAIMGFDNINISKYIEPELTTIAQPIYSMGKEACKMLIAVINGDEKIKRQIFFDTELIVRKTV
- a CDS encoding S8 family peptidase, whose protein sequence is MLNLLSNVPSTILNKLAQLSQNEEILRGKVELTVIYNLPPENIRVSIENLGGIFEDLGYNFGIVTLNIEDIEKISIIPGIQYVELPKAVYTSDLGSNRASCVIPLNEIYGLNGEGVLIGFIDSGIDYTHPAFIDEEGNTRIEYIKDYSEGGRVWSKEDINRALKSNNPLSIVNEVDTVGHGTHVAGIACAGGNINKNLYGPAYKSSIAMVKITARGNINYSKDTLIMRGIKFLIEKSKELKKPLVINLSFSTNDGSHKGSSLFEQYINTVCRLEPISFVVAAGNEGDRAHHVGGIVKEEQSIPINISQGERGIILQIYKEIINNFIIEVINPASNTSGRIILNEGYKEGSIGGDKFYIYNTGPKPYNMNGEIIITILSEEDFILSGIWKLNISCKDKYKGNYDIWMPISESLNPNTKFLEPNIYNTLGIPATVENVISVGSYNYLTNTISSFSGRGSLYEKEYIKPDIVAPGEEILSSVPRGGFDTKSGTSMAAPEVAGICALFVQWGIVQGKDPFLYGDRLKYYLLKGARRNRPALNYPNETWGYGEICAQDAFNILRIGRESGSVMRKIRQNENIKYNRYLIEYDGDIVNKMKDIDYADVFILDEDYAVLIVQDGKEEQIEKTLKEIVYIEMNYIFSLTDIDPKETSHINEFHEYPYLNLTGRGVLVGILDTGIDYLNTEFINEDNTTRIERMWDQTDNKGPNPKGIPYGTEYYKADINNAIKSKLENKNPYDIVPLKDTIGHGTKMAGVIGAKGKKPEVKGAAPDCEFVVVKLRPMNEEEKIEQIGHNFIKDPLYDTVSITTAIKYLYNVGKELNKPMVIYVPLGSNGGPHDGNTILERYIDSISNIRGLAVVTGTGNQGESSTHTSGTLEKSGDIKTIELKVGPFEKDLTFEIWCKKPDKVSIGITSPAGEIIEKIPAKIKEKEEIDLVFEGSKVFVEYYLPEELTGDELILVKIENIREGIWRFNLIGDLIVNGRYDAWLPQEPIIDKETKFLNSTPYTTIQMPSPSRNILSTSFYDQNNNSILGESSRGYTRDGRVVPDVTTGGLNIKTIDTSGNVVTVSGSSAASAIYAGACALMFQWGIVDGNDPTLYAVKLKTYFIRGATRRKSDIYPNPEWGYGILNLRGVFENVRSKFNNKRNVFVRIPKFIMK
- a CDS encoding peptidoglycan-binding domain-containing protein, coding for MAKGALKVQVWKEDSYIPIENTKVTIVQSGDMDQNKIERSELTDSSGLTKELELNAPPMEYSQSPNPNLPYSLVDLKVEASGFTPMIIKGCQIYPDRVAYQECRMETSTPTRQAEEIINVEPNTIVGNYPPKIPESPEKVLPSPSSGFVVLQEPVIPEYIVVHQGVPEDNAAPNYTVRYKDYVKNVACCEIFSTWSENTIRSNVYAIISFTLNRIYTEWYRAKGKPFDITSSTAYDHAFNYGRNIYDNISRVVDDIFSTYMKRPGAKQPLLSQYCDGVKVKCPGWMTQWGSKYLGDEGKTPYEILTSFYGSNLDLVTAKEVNGIPKSWPGYTLTVGNRGRDVRTIQIYLNRIADNYPAIPKMAVDSIYGTNTQNSVKVFQSVFSLPQTGNVDYATWYKISDVYVGVTGIAELRMARSYEKFNKEVLNDKKGIFVPPSNNTKDYRKLYIIYPKDV
- the proV gene encoding glycine betaine/L-proline ABC transporter ATP-binding protein ProV; its protein translation is MTKIKVENVYKVFGNNTQKAFELIEKGQSKEEILKNTGCSVGVNNVNFEVEDGEFFVIMGLSGSGKSTLIRCLNRLIEPTSGAIYIDGKDIAKCNDKDLMEIRRKKIAMVFQNFALFPHRTILDNVEYGLEVQGIDEKIRKEKAIESLKLVGLENYANSKPDELSGGMQQRVGLARALATDPDILLMDEAFSALDPLIRKEMQDELLQLQSKMQKTIIFITHDLDEALKLGDRIAIMKDGVIEQIGTSEDILTNPASDYVRNFVEGVDRTKVLTASSIMKNPNPILTHKDGPKVAVRFMQEEEISSLYVVDKNRKLRGIIKIEDALDLAQKNIRQVDEIIDRDIPIVSPETPISDLLSMAKDSRYPLAVVGQDDKLLGIIKRSTIIGGILGKEN
- the rbsB gene encoding ribose ABC transporter substrate-binding protein RbsB, whose translation is MKKRKLKLLSLVLTGVMMAAGFAGCGNSDEKDNAKTGESKKIGMVISTLNNPFFVSMKEGAEKKAKELGYELLVLDSRDDGATERSNVEDLVQKGAEVIIINPTDSDAVGNAIQVANDSKIPVVTVDRNSNKGEVVSHIASDNVAGGKMAAEFILEKLGEKGNIVEIQGQPGTSAARDRGKGFHHGISGKDGIKVVASQPADFDRQKGLSVMENIMQATPDFDAVFCHNDEMALGAAKALAGKKVTIVGFDGNDEAVKAVESGELTATVAQQPDLMGSIAIENAVKIAKGESVEKEIPVELKLIKK